A window of Nocardia arthritidis genomic DNA:
TCCATCGCGATGTGATGCACCACCAGCACCAGCACGTGTTCGGTCGCGCTCAGCTCCAGCAGGGTGGCCCGGATGGGGACGGTATTGGCCAGATCGAAGCCGGCGGCGGCGAAATGCCGCACGGTGTCCGTGATTTCGGCCTCGGTGACCACCAGGGTGGTCAGCGGGACGGCGGCCACCTCCGGTTCCAGCACGCGCTGGCACGGCTCGCCGTCGCGCTCCGGGAAGACGGTGCGCAGGGTTTCGTGCCGCTCCTGCACCGCGTGCAGCGCGCCGCGCAGTGCGATGACGTCGAGCGGCCCGGTCATCCGCAGCGCGACCGGAATGTTGTACGCGGCGGTGTTGTCGCCCGCGTGGAACCGGTTGAGGAACCACAGCCGATACTGGGCCGCCGACAACGGAATTCGCTCCGGACGCACCCGCTTGACCGGTCCGGGGCGGGCGTCGCCCGCGGTGCCGCCGTCGAGCAGCGCGGCCAGTCCGGCGACGGTCGGCGCGGCGAAGACCGTCCGCACCTCCAGCCGGATATTGGTGGCCGCCGCCAGCCGGGCCACGAGTTGCGTTGCCAGCAGCGAATTTCCGCCGATATCGAAGAAGCTGTCGCCGGCGCCGATCCGATCGGCGCCGACCAGTTCGCCCATCACCCGCGCGACCAATTGCTCGGACGCCGTCTCCGGCATCCGATCCGGTACTGCCGCAACGAGTTCCGGTTCGGGCAGGGCGGCGGTATCCAGTTTGCCGACCGGAGTGAGCGGAATCCGTTCCAGCACGGTGATACTCGCGGGCACCATGTGCGCGGGCAGTTGTGCCGCCGCGTGCGTGCGCACCGCGCCGATATCGAATCCGCGCCCTTCGGCGGGTTGTACGTAGGAGACGATCCGCGCCGCACCCGCGATCTGCCGCACCTCGGTGTGCGCGAACCGCACACCGGCGTGCCCGGCCAGCACCGCGTCGATCTCGCCCAGTTCGATGCGGAACCCGCGCACCTTCACCTGATGATCGCTGCGTCCCAGGTAGACCAGCTCACCGACGGCGTTCCAGCGCACGACATCGCCGGACCGGTACATCCGCGAACCCGAAGGCCCGTACGGATCGGCGACGAACCGGGCCGCAGTGAGCCCGAACCTGTCGAGATAGCCGCGGGCGACACCGAATCCGCCGAGGTACAGATCACCGGGCACACCCACCGGAACCGGGCGCAGCCGCTCGTCCAGCACCAGCGCCCGCGCGCCGCGCACCAGGGTGCCGATGGTGATCGGCTGTCCAGGGGTCATCGGACGCGAAATGGTAACGACGACAGTGGTTTCCGTCGGACCGTAGCCGTTGAGCAGCATCCGGCCCGGCGCCCAGCGCGCCACCAGATCCGGCCCGCACGCCTCGCCACCGACCATGATCGACCGCAGCTGCGGCAGCGGCCAGCGGTCCCGGTCGATGGTGGCCAGCGCGGCCGGGGTGATGAAGGTGTGGCTGACCTGTTCGCATTCCAGCAGCGCGGCCAGTTCGTCGCCGCCGTAGATATCAGGCGGGCAGATCACCATCGTCGCGCCCGCGCCGACCGCGAGCAGCAGATCGAATACCGCCGCGTCGAAGCTGGGTGAGGAGAAGTGCAGCGTGCGCGCGTTGCGGTCGACCCGCATGCGCTCGCGGATCTCGTCCGCGAAATTGGACAACCCGGCGTGAGTTACCGCGACGCCCTTGGGTTTTCCGGTGGAACCCGAGGTGTAGATGACGTAGGCGAGTTCGTCGGCCCGCAGCGGCAGCCAGCGCTCCCGATCGTCGATCAACTCCTCGGAGTAGCCGTCGAGTTCGGTGGCGACGGCCGGGTCGTCCAGCAGCAACCATTCAGTCGTCGGACCGTCGCCCGCGTGCAGCCGCTCGGCGTGCGCGGCGACGGAAACCCCGACGCGGCAACCGGAATCGGTGAGCATGTGCCGGATCCGGTCCACCGGATAGTTCGGGTCGACCGGTACGAAGGCGGCGCCGGATTTGGCCACCGCGAGCACGGTGAGCACCGATTCGATCGATCTGGTCAGGCCGAGCGCGACCCGGTCGCCCGCGCCGATGCCGCGTTCGATCAGCGCCCGCGCCAGGCGATTCGAGCGGCCGTCGAGTTCGCCGTAGGTCAGCACGGTGGTTCCGGACCGCAGCGCGGGCCGGTGCGGATGCATATGCGCGGTGGCCGTGAAATACGCGGCGAGGGTGCACTGCGGCGTGGTCGGGCCGCCGAGCGCGGGGGCGAACCGCCTGCGCTCGGTCTCGGTGCGCGCGTCGATATCGCGGATCAGCACCCTTGGGTCGGCGGTGATCGCGGCGAGCACCCGGAGGAACCTGTCGGCCAGGGTCTCGATCGTCGATTGGTCGAAAAGCTCTGCGGCGTAGACGAATTCGAATGCTCGACCGGGTTCGCCCGGACCGGCGTCGCAGCCGATATGCGCGACCCGCAGCTCCAGATCGAATTTCGCGCGCGCGATATCGAGTTCCTCGGCCCTGATGGCGAGTTCGGGCAGCTCCAGGATCGGCACCGGACCGTCCTGCACCGAGAGCGCCACCTGGAACCGCGCCCCGCGACCCAACTCCTCCACTACCCGCTCGAACGGGATGTCGGCGTGCGCCATCGCGGCGAGTTCGGTGTCCCGGTCGGCGCGAAGCAGTGCCGCGAAACTGCTGTCCGGATCGACATCCGAGCGCAGCAGCAGCGTATTCACGAACATACCGACGAGTTCGTCGAGCTTGGTGTCGGTGCGCCCGGCGACCGGCGTGCCGATGGCGATATCGCGGCCGCCGGTGACGAAGCGCAGCAGCACCGCGAGCGCCGACCGCAGCACCATGAACAGGCTGACGCCCTGCTCCATCGCCAGCTGGGCGAGCGCCCGCTGGACGGGATCGGGCACCGTGAACCGCACGGTGCCCGCCTCCTGGGTCGGCTCAGCGGGCCGGTGGCGGTCGTATGGGAGCGGCAGCTCCTCGGGGAGTTCGGCGAGTGCGGTGCGCCAGTAGTCGAGTTGAGCGCGGGCCAGGCTGTGCGGATCGTGTTCGTCGCCGAGGCAGGCCCGCTGCCAGAGCCCGAAATCGGCGTACTGCACCGGAAGCGGCGGCCAGGACGGCGCCGCGCCCTGATGCCTGGCGATATACGCGGCGGCCAGATCGCGGGTGAGCGGCCCGAGCGACCAGCCGTCCGCCGCGATGTGGTGGATCGCGATACCGAGCAGATGACGCTCGGATCCGGTGCGCAGCAACATCATTCGCAGCGGAATCGCCCGGACGAGATCGAATCCGCGCTGCGCCATCGTCCGCAGCAGTTCCCGGGCTCCCGTGTCGTCGGCGTCGACCGGCTCGAGCGCCGGGAGGGCGCGGCCGGTCGGCAGCACCACCTGGTGCGCGCCGGCGTTGTCCTCCGGGAAGATGGTGCGCAGCACCTCGTGCCGCTCCACCAGGTCGGCGAGGGCGGCGCGCAGCGCGTCGACATCCAATTCACCCGCGATCCTGATGACGAAAGCGATGTTGTACGCGCTCGATTCGGGTGAGAATCGATTCAGGAACCACAGTCGCTGTTGCGGCAGCGACAATGGAAGGCGTCCCGGACGCGGGGTGTGCACAGCCAGCGCCAGCCGCTGCGTCCGGGGCGCTTCCGTAATCCGCACGGCCACTCCGGCGACGGTCGGCGCCTCGAAGATCACCCGCACCGGCAGCTCGACGCCGAATTCGGCGTGCAGCGCCGCCGCGAGCCGGGTCGCCAGCAGCGAATTGCCGCCGACCTCGAAGAAGCTGTCCTCGGCGCCGGCCACCGGGTGGCCGAGGATCGCGCCGAAGACGTCCGCGACCCGGCACTCCAGTTCGGTCACCGGTGCGCGGGACGGGCCGGACGCCGCGAAAACGGGTTCCGGCAATGCTTTTCGGTCCAGCTTGCCCGCCGGGGTGACGGGCAGCTCGTCGAGCACGGTGATCGCCGCGGGCACCATATACCCGGGCAGCCGCTGGCGCGCGGTCTCGGTGACCGCCGCCGGATCGAGTCCGGCGGCGCCGGTCAGATAGGCGGCCAGGCGCGGCTGGCCGTGCTCGTCGGTGTGCACGACGGTCAGCGCGAAGGTGACGCCGGGATGTCCGCGCAGCACGTGGTCGATCTCGCGCAGCTCGATCCGGAAGCCGCGGATCTTGATCTGGTCGTCGGCGCGGCCGAGGAAGCGCAGCCTGCCGTTGGCGTCGGCGACGACGAGATCGCCGGTGCGGTACATGCGCTCGCCGCGGCGGCCGTGTGGATTGGCCGGAAAGCGTTGCGCGGTAAGGCCGTAACGACCGTGATAGCCGCGGCCGAGTCCGGGGCCGGACAGGTACAGCTCACCGGGGGTGCCCGGCGGCACCGGATGCAATCGGGCGTCGAGGACGAACAGCCGCATGCCGCGCACCGGCAGGCCGAGCGGCACCGGGTGGCCCGCGACCAGCGGGCCGGTCGCGGTGGCCGCGACGGTCGCCTCGGACGGGCCGTACATGTTGTGCATGCGGCGCCCGGCGGTCCACGCCTCGACCAGTTCCTCACCGCACGCCTCGCCGCCGACCAGCACCGCCTCCAGGTCGGGCAGGTCGGCATTGGGCACCGTGGCCAGCGCGGCGGGTGTGATGAAGGCGTGCGTCACCCGTTCGGTGCGCAGCAGCGCCGCCAGTTCCGCGCCGCCGTACATGCCGGCGGGGGCGACGACGACGGTGGCGCCCGCGGCGAAGCCGAGCAGCAGCTCGAGCACCGACGCGTCGAAGCTCGGCGACGAGAAGTGCAGTGTCCGAGCCGAATCCGTGACGCCGAACAGGTGCATCTGCTCATGCGCCAGCGAGGCGAGCCCGGCGTGGGTGATGATCACCGCCTTCGGCTTGCCGGTGGATCCGGAGGTGTAGATCAGGTACGCGGGGTGCCCGGTGCGCAACGGGTGGTGCCGCTCGGCGTCGGTGATCGGCGCGACGCCGAATCGCGCCGATTCCGCGGCCAATTCGGCGGAGCCGAGCACCAGCCAGTCGACGTAGGACTTGCGGTGTTTGCCCCGGGTGCCCGCGGGCCAGGACGGCATGGCGGCCAGGCAGTCCGGCACGGTGATGCCGAGCATGGCGCCGGAGTCGGCGATCATATGCCCGATCCGCTCGGCCGGGTAGCCCGGATCGATAGGCACATACGCCGCACCGGTTTTCGCGACGGCCCAGACGGCGACGATGGAGTCGAGGCTGCGCGGCAGCGCGACCGCGACCACCACCTCCGGCCCGGCCCCGTGCTCGATCAGCGTGCGCGCCAGGCGATTCGACGTCTCGTCGAGTTCCCGGTAGGTGGTGTCGACGCCGAGGTAACGCACCGCGACGGCGTCGGGTACCCGTTCCGCGGTGTCGGAAAGCAAGCGCGCCAACGTGATCGACGGTTCGGCGGGCGAGCCGGCGATGGGCACCAGGTTGGCGCTCTCCCGGCGGTCCAGGATCCCGATATCGCCGACGGGCAGCTGCGGCGCCGCGACCGCCGCGCCGAGCACCGCGATGAATCGGCGGGCGAATCCCTCGATCGTATGTTTGTCGAAAATATCGGTGGCATAACCGAATTCGGCCGTCAGCGGGCCGTCGGCGAGGCTGTCGTGCACCTCGAGCCGCAGATCGAATTTGGCGATATCGGCGTCGATCGGCAGCACCTCGGCGTGCACGCCGGGCAGGTCGATGCGCAGTTCGGGGGCGCGGTCGTAGGACAGCATCACCTGGAACAGCGGATGCCGGGCGGCGGAGCGCTCCGGATTCACCGCCTCCACCAGCCGTTCGAACGGGACGTCCGGGTTGGCGAAGGCGTTGAGGTCGGTCTCCCTGGTGATGTCGAGCATCCGGTCGAAGCCCGCCGCCGGATCCACCTCGGTGCGCAGCACCAGCGTATTGACGAACATGCCGACGAGATCGTCGAGCGCCGGATCGGAGCGGCCCGCGATGGGGGTGCCGATGGCGATATCGGTGGTGGCGCACAGCCGGGCCAGCAGGGTGGCCAGCGCGGCGTGCAGCACCATGAACATGCTCACACCCCGGCCGGCCGCCAATTCGACTGCGGCGCGCCGGATTTCGGCGGGTATGGCGAACGGGACCCGGCCGCCCGCGGTGGACCGGCGCAGCGGGCGCGGGCGGTCCAGCGGCAGGTCGAGCTGGTCGGGCAGTCCGGCGAGCGCGCCGCGCCAGTAGGCCAGCTGCCTGCTCAGCGCGCTGGCCGGATCGGCCTCCTCGCCGAGCAGTTCGCGCTGCCAGAGCGCGAAATCCGCGTACTGCACGGGCAGCGGTATCCACTGCGGCGCCGCCCCCGCGGCCCTGGCCGCGACCGCGGTCATCAGGTCGCGGGCCAGCGGCGCGATCGACCAGCCGTCACCGCAGATGTGGTGCAGCACAACGAGAAATACATGCCGGTCCGGCGCGATCCGATACAGCGCGACGCGAATCGGCGCTTGGCCGCGCAAATCGAAGCCGTAGCCAGCGAATTCGGTGGCCAGCTCCAGCACGTCGGCGCTCGCCGCATCGATCGGGTCCATGGTGAGCGGGATTTCGGCGGCCGGGTGGATCACCTGGTGCGGTCCGCTCGGCCCCTCCGGGAAGGTGGTGCGCAGGCTTTCGTGCCGCTCGATCACGTCGATGAGACCGGCGCGCAGCGCCGCGGCGTCCAGCGGTCCGTTGATCCGCACCGCGAGCGGCATGTTGTACGCGGCGGCGTGTTCGGCGAAGCGGTTCAGGATCCACAGCCGCTGCTGCGCCAGCGAGAGCGGAATGTGTTCGGGCCGAGGGCCCGCGACCAGCCGCGGCGATGCGGTGTCCGGATTGTGGGTGGCGAAGTGTTCGGTGAGTGCGGCGATGGTGCCGGTTTCGAACAGGTCGCGGATGGTGAGTCCGGCGCCGAGGGCGGCATTGATCCGCGCGACCGCGCGGGCCGCGCTCAGCGAATTGCCGCCGAGGTCGAAAAAGCTGTCGGTGACGCCTATTTCGGTGCTGGGCCGGTCCAGTACCTCGGCGAAGACGACGGCGAGTACCCGCTCGACCTCGGTGCGTGGTTCGGCGCTGGCGCGGCCCGCCCGCTGCCCCGCGGTCTCGGGGGCGGGCAGCGCTTTGCGATCGATTTTGCCGTTGGCGCTGAGTGGTAGTTCGTCGAGGCGCATGAGCACCGCGGGCACCATGTAGCCGGGCAGGGTGCGGCGCAGCGCGGCCAGCAGGGCCGCGGTATCCAACGCGTCCCCGGCCGCGGGTGTGGCGACCACGTAGCCGACCAGTTCGGCGCCGTTGCGCCCCTCGTGCGCGATGCAGACCGCACGCGCGACCCGCGCGTCGGCCAGCAGGGCGGCCTCGATCTCGCCGAGTTCGATGCGCAGGCCGCGGATCTTCACCTGGAAATCGGTGCGGCCCAAGTATTCCAGCACACCGCCGTCGGGCCGCCAGCGCGCCAGATCGCCCGTGCGGTACATTCGCGCACCCTTGGTGAACGGGTTGGCCACGAAACGTTCCGCGGTGAGCCGGGATTGGCCGAGATAGCCGCGGGCCAGCTGGACACCGGCCAGATACAGCTCGCCCACCACCCCGGGCGGCACCGGCCGCAGCAGCGAATCCAGTACATAGGTTTGCGTATTCCACACCGGCGCACCGATCGGTACCGACTCCGGATCGGGCGGGCACGGCCAATAGGTGACATCCACCGCGGCCTCGGTCGGCCCGTACAGGTTGTGCAACTCGGGGCCGCCATGCAGCGCCGCCCGGAAATCCCGCACGGTCGCCGCGGGCAACGCCTCACCGCTACAGAACACCCGCCGCAGGCTCGCGCAGCCACGCACATCGGTGTCGGTGACGAACACCGACAGCATCGACGGCACGAAATGCGCCGTGGTCACACCCTTCTCAGCGATCAACCCGGCCAGATACGCCGGATCACGATGACCGTCCGGCGCGGCGATCACCAGCCGTGCACCGATCTGCAACGGCCAGAAGAACTCCCACACCGACACATCGAAAGTGGCCGGGGTCTTCTGCAACACCACATCGCTACCGTCGAGCGGATACTCGTGCTGCATCCACCGCAACCGGTTCACGATCGCCGCGTGAGTCACCATGACACCCTTGGGTTTTCCGGTGGAACCCGAAGTGAAAATGACATACGCCGGATGATCGGCGCGCAGCGGCGCACGGCGGTCGGTATCGGTGATCGGACGGTCGTCGACCTCACGCAGATCCAGCGCGTCGACGGCCAGCTGCGGTGTGCCCGCCGGGAGGGCGAGCCCGTCGCCCGCGGCGGTGAGCACGCATACCGGGTCGGCCTGGGCCAGGATCTGCTCGATCCGGTCGGCCGGATGTTCCGGATCCAGCGGCAGATACGCCGCACCGGCCTTCACCGCCGCGTACATCCCGACCACCAGCTCCAGGCTGCGCCGCAGGCACAGAGCCACCGTGGTCTCCGGGCCCGCGCCACGCGCGATCAACAGCCGGGCCAGCCGATTCGCCTGCCGGTCGAGCTCGCCATAGGTCAGCGTCGCGAAGCGACTCGTTGAGGGGCGGTGGTCGGGCGACGGGTGGGCCAGCGTCGCGAAGCGACTCGTTGGGGGGCGGTGGTCGGGCGACGGGTGGGCCGTTGCGCTGTCATCGAATTCGAGCGCGATCGCGTCCGGGCAGATGGCCGCCCGATCGGCGAACAACCCGGCCAGTGTGCCCTGCTGCGGCGCGGTCCGGGTCGAATTCCATTGGCGCAGCACGAGTTCACGCTCATCGGCGGTGATCGCCGACAGCTGCTCGGCTGGCGTATCCGGTTCCGCGGCAAGGAATCTGGTGAGGAAATCGAGGAACCGACGGTGATGCACCTGCACCTCGGCCTCACCGTACAGGCGCGGATTGGCCTCGAAATCGACATGGATGCGCCCGCCCGCACCGTTGTACAGATTGACCGACAGATCCTCCACCGGACCGGTCGACAGCACGTGCAGCGACCCGACCAGACCGCCGAACCGCAACTCATGGTGGAACAACATGATGTTGACCATCGGACCGAAGAACCCACGCGCATCCCGCGAATAGCCGCAATCGCGCCGGATATCGTCGTGCCGGTAACGCTGATGCCGCAGCGCACCGGTGATCTGCAACTCCGCCGCCTTCACCAGATCGCGAATCGTGGTGTGCGGGGCGAACTTCAACCGAATCGGCACCACATTCGACACCACACCCGCCGACCGGCGCAACGACACCGTGGTACGCGCCGACACCGGAAGACTCAGCACCACATCCGGATTGCCGGTCACCGAACGCACATATCCGGCCAACGCCGCGACGAACAGGGTCGAGATCTGGGTGCCGAAGCCCTCGGTGGCGGCCATCGCGGCCGCGCCGAGTACGCCGGTGGCGATGCGCCTGCCCGCGTCCGGATGCGCCGGGCTGCCGCTGGCCGCCAGGCTGACCGGACCGCCCGCGCCGGCCAACTGCTCGAGCCAGTAGTCGCGGTCGGTGCGGAAACGCTGG
This region includes:
- a CDS encoding non-ribosomal peptide synthetase, whose product is MSSLATDRVAKCTSGEFSAQPFALTPAQTALWYAQRIRPEVPLTIAQYVEIHGDLDVGRLLYAIERFGSETQVGHVRLIEIDGVPHQLVDPARRPGWARIDLRGEADPHAAALRWMNEHASSPIDLERDPLTTNVVLRTGDSDYIWYARAHHIVIDGYGAMNACTRTAEIYTAVEARTEPVSSRATPLAQLYADESNYRESQRFRTDRDYWLEQLAGAGGPVSLAASGSPAHPDAGRRIATGVLGAAAMAATEGFGTQISTLFVAALAGYVRSVTGNPDVVLSLPVSARTTVSLRRSAGVVSNVVPIRLKFAPHTTIRDLVKAAELQITGALRHQRYRHDDIRRDCGYSRDARGFFGPMVNIMLFHHELRFGGLVGSLHVLSTGPVEDLSVNLYNGAGGRIHVDFEANPRLYGEAEVQVHHRRFLDFLTRFLAAEPDTPAEQLSAITADERELVLRQWNSTRTAPQQGTLAGLFADRAAICPDAIALEFDDSATAHPSPDHRPPTSRFATLAHPSPDHRPSTSRFATLTYGELDRQANRLARLLIARGAGPETTVALCLRRSLELVVGMYAAVKAGAAYLPLDPEHPADRIEQILAQADPVCVLTAAGDGLALPAGTPQLAVDALDLREVDDRPITDTDRRAPLRADHPAYVIFTSGSTGKPKGVMVTHAAIVNRLRWMQHEYPLDGSDVVLQKTPATFDVSVWEFFWPLQIGARLVIAAPDGHRDPAYLAGLIAEKGVTTAHFVPSMLSVFVTDTDVRGCASLRRVFCSGEALPAATVRDFRAALHGGPELHNLYGPTEAAVDVTYWPCPPDPESVPIGAPVWNTQTYVLDSLLRPVPPGVVGELYLAGVQLARGYLGQSRLTAERFVANPFTKGARMYRTGDLARWRPDGGVLEYLGRTDFQVKIRGLRIELGEIEAALLADARVARAVCIAHEGRNGAELVGYVVATPAAGDALDTAALLAALRRTLPGYMVPAVLMRLDELPLSANGKIDRKALPAPETAGQRAGRASAEPRTEVERVLAVVFAEVLDRPSTEIGVTDSFFDLGGNSLSAARAVARINAALGAGLTIRDLFETGTIAALTEHFATHNPDTASPRLVAGPRPEHIPLSLAQQRLWILNRFAEHAAAYNMPLAVRINGPLDAAALRAGLIDVIERHESLRTTFPEGPSGPHQVIHPAAEIPLTMDPIDAASADVLELATEFAGYGFDLRGQAPIRVALYRIAPDRHVFLVVLHHICGDGWSIAPLARDLMTAVAARAAGAAPQWIPLPVQYADFALWQRELLGEEADPASALSRQLAYWRGALAGLPDQLDLPLDRPRPLRRSTAGGRVPFAIPAEIRRAAVELAAGRGVSMFMVLHAALATLLARLCATTDIAIGTPIAGRSDPALDDLVGMFVNTLVLRTEVDPAAGFDRMLDITRETDLNAFANPDVPFERLVEAVNPERSAARHPLFQVMLSYDRAPELRIDLPGVHAEVLPIDADIAKFDLRLEVHDSLADGPLTAEFGYATDIFDKHTIEGFARRFIAVLGAAVAAPQLPVGDIGILDRRESANLVPIAGSPAEPSITLARLLSDTAERVPDAVAVRYLGVDTTYRELDETSNRLARTLIEHGAGPEVVVAVALPRSLDSIVAVWAVAKTGAAYVPIDPGYPAERIGHMIADSGAMLGITVPDCLAAMPSWPAGTRGKHRKSYVDWLVLGSAELAAESARFGVAPITDAERHHPLRTGHPAYLIYTSGSTGKPKAVIITHAGLASLAHEQMHLFGVTDSARTLHFSSPSFDASVLELLLGFAAGATVVVAPAGMYGGAELAALLRTERVTHAFITPAALATVPNADLPDLEAVLVGGEACGEELVEAWTAGRRMHNMYGPSEATVAATATGPLVAGHPVPLGLPVRGMRLFVLDARLHPVPPGTPGELYLSGPGLGRGYHGRYGLTAQRFPANPHGRRGERMYRTGDLVVADANGRLRFLGRADDQIKIRGFRIELREIDHVLRGHPGVTFALTVVHTDEHGQPRLAAYLTGAAGLDPAAVTETARQRLPGYMVPAAITVLDELPVTPAGKLDRKALPEPVFAASGPSRAPVTELECRVADVFGAILGHPVAGAEDSFFEVGGNSLLATRLAAALHAEFGVELPVRVIFEAPTVAGVAVRITEAPRTQRLALAVHTPRPGRLPLSLPQQRLWFLNRFSPESSAYNIAFVIRIAGELDVDALRAALADLVERHEVLRTIFPEDNAGAHQVVLPTGRALPALEPVDADDTGARELLRTMAQRGFDLVRAIPLRMMLLRTGSERHLLGIAIHHIAADGWSLGPLTRDLAAAYIARHQGAAPSWPPLPVQYADFGLWQRACLGDEHDPHSLARAQLDYWRTALAELPEELPLPYDRHRPAEPTQEAGTVRFTVPDPVQRALAQLAMEQGVSLFMVLRSALAVLLRFVTGGRDIAIGTPVAGRTDTKLDELVGMFVNTLLLRSDVDPDSSFAALLRADRDTELAAMAHADIPFERVVEELGRGARFQVALSVQDGPVPILELPELAIRAEELDIARAKFDLELRVAHIGCDAGPGEPGRAFEFVYAAELFDQSTIETLADRFLRVLAAITADPRVLIRDIDARTETERRRFAPALGGPTTPQCTLAAYFTATAHMHPHRPALRSGTTVLTYGELDGRSNRLARALIERGIGAGDRVALGLTRSIESVLTVLAVAKSGAAFVPVDPNYPVDRIRHMLTDSGCRVGVSVAAHAERLHAGDGPTTEWLLLDDPAVATELDGYSEELIDDRERWLPLRADELAYVIYTSGSTGKPKGVAVTHAGLSNFADEIRERMRVDRNARTLHFSSPSFDAAVFDLLLAVGAGATMVICPPDIYGGDELAALLECEQVSHTFITPAALATIDRDRWPLPQLRSIMVGGEACGPDLVARWAPGRMLLNGYGPTETTVVVTISRPMTPGQPITIGTLVRGARALVLDERLRPVPVGVPGDLYLGGFGVARGYLDRFGLTAARFVADPYGPSGSRMYRSGDVVRWNAVGELVYLGRSDHQVKVRGFRIELGEIDAVLAGHAGVRFAHTEVRQIAGAARIVSYVQPAEGRGFDIGAVRTHAAAQLPAHMVPASITVLERIPLTPVGKLDTAALPEPELVAAVPDRMPETASEQLVARVMGELVGADRIGAGDSFFDIGGNSLLATQLVARLAAATNIRLEVRTVFAAPTVAGLAALLDGGTAGDARPGPVKRVRPERIPLSAAQYRLWFLNRFHAGDNTAAYNIPVALRMTGPLDVIALRGALHAVQERHETLRTVFPERDGEPCQRVLEPEVAAVPLTTLVVTEAEITDTVRHFAAAGFDLANTVPIRATLLELSATEHVLVLVVHHIAMDGWSLQPLAVDVATAYRALAAGRAPDWPEPDIQYADYTLWQRDTLGTEDDPDSVLRTQLDYWRRTLADGPELLAVPADRPRPPTPSYRGGTVHCAVDAFTHRGLRTVATSNNVSMFMVLHAALAVLLYRMTATDDITVGTPIAGRGHPALDRMIGMFVNTLVLRARVDPGARFTDLLHAVRDTDLDAFAHADLPFERLVEVLNPVRSQAHHPLFQVMLSVQNEPARVLELPGLRIEAADVDTGVAKFDLQFTFVEQSGSAAAQRDPGGIALTVSYARDLFDEATALRLGHRLVRLLSSIAADPVAAVGDLDLLDPAEWSGLAPVRGAEADRPVTFPEVFAAAANADREAVALSADGTQVTYDALDRWTNRMARVLITHGVGPETLVALGIPRSVESVATMLAVAKAGAAFVPVDPLYPAQRITHMLTDSGAALGITLTAHRENLPSAANWIVLDDPEFRATVLAAPDGPLDPRERITPLRVDNPAYVIYTSGSTGTPKGVVVTHGGLSNFAAETAARFEVRPGCRVLHFATPSFDAAMLDLLFALGGAATLVITPPGVVGGADLRQVFIDEGITHAFITTSALGTVDPAGVTELRHVLVGGEALPPDLVTRWAPGRNLYNVYGPTETTIVTVISAPLTPGGPITIGGPIRGVGATILDGRLHPAPIGVTGELHLAGAALARGYLNRPGLTAQRFVANPFGKPGERMYRTGDLVRWWTGGDREIEYVGRTDFQVKIRGFRIELGEIDAALARHRDVEFVTTIGHRTPAGAMALVSYVKPRNGTAPSVAELTEHVAERVPNYMVPQAIMLIDEVPLNPVGKLDRKALPEPVFTAAEGYRAPATPTEAALCAAFAAVLGMDSVGADDGFFELGGNSLLATKVVAQLRDSGIDLPVALMFGEATPAAIAARIDGHGADAIAATALAPVLPIRASSSAIAAPLFCVHPAIGLAWCYSGLVGQLPPERPVYGLQAPHVAGAESFDSIAEAAEHYVAHIKSVQPDGPYHLLGWSLGGLIAHEVAVRLQAAGDRVALLAMLDSYLLSGELFERAVPTIAEIIGEFGGDLAAGLDSATDLHAAAELLRSRPGPFAALTVDHLERLYTGYTNGTVQANGFRPGVFDGDLLFFTAADDEINRAHPERRAAAWLPYITGQVEDHEIRCVHAAMTTPEALAVIGPVLRRHLAAEPDARAIVEPLKRGKARTAGERRRDRELGESPEPLEGYAPANPGQLPVGRIPGTPADQLDGRVTAESGQRLVPGVLPPRGKAQPRNGSAADGDHPDEHLSIDSPVRARRKETRQ